In a single window of the Debaryomyces hansenii CBS767 chromosome A complete sequence genome:
- a CDS encoding DEHA2A08778p (weakly similar to uniprot|P25339 Saccharomyces cerevisiae YGL014W PUF4): MTTNLQSRSASVSNQGDAEEPSSFLPGKAGASKNVGNNLRSASIGSSFFNKDASNFFNPKDAANTTSSSMDDEFVKETNENPPNPPASSDLDIVDALGTLNLDEEFELTNKDTGNAKEKKGTQSSNEAAKQRDTATSNTPFSQHAQFLYAGNSNTNDGNNNYHQQFYSQYPAQQGSLTPNSSIGTFVPSTFGHVNTPSSTWSNTFIPSSAPPFAYGNSNAASANALNVKPFELPDDGKSKDKRANGENVIPGLHLPFTTTPPPLDTFGGVLNSQIPFGANVPIGMESYGFQEGYKLAEGSSSESEVENSIPSDRTKGSSNQQQFMSGSIRMDGAQAASVNEYQSIVGNEGSHSNNQFNNLPDNLNFPMLNVGQMVPPSAQSGTPNMWNQIPMNYNSNVNSQQHSFVNNRVPQNQAISGQGVNGGRFNNNGNHNNNNNRRNHYNSNDGMNVHRKMHINNKRKGDDASKYTNAKLEDFTGQIYSLCKDQHGCRFLQRQLDLGREAASNPNADLENTQILTNDIAATMIFNEIYLKIIELMTDPFGNYLIQKLFENVSADQRIILVKNASPEFIRIALDPHGTRALQKLIECITTEEESRLIINSLSPRIVALSRDLNGNHVVQKCLQRLKPEENQFIFETASLHCNEIATHRHGCCVLQRCLDHGNLAQRKQLSLKVAENATNLSLDPFGNYVVQYVLSRGDDESIRIILDHIKANVVSLSLHKFGSNVIEKSLRINKLTDSLIDVLLLNKERFSEMLNDAFGNYVLQTSLDVANVRDLGKLSQALQPLLPNIKNTPHGRRIMIKIQNIL, encoded by the coding sequence atgactACCAATTTACAATCTCGTTCGGCATCAGTTTCAAACCAGGGTGATGCTGAAGAACCAAGCTCGTTTTTACCTGGTAAAGCGGGCGCCTCAAAGAATGTTGGCAACAATTTAAGATCGGCATCGATTGGGTCAAGCTTTTTCAATAAGGATGCTtcgaatttttttaatCCCAAGGATGCCGCCAACACAACTTCCAGCTCAATGGATGACGAGTTTGTCAAGGAGACCAATGAGAATCCGCCAAACCCGCCAGCATCGAGCGATTTGGATATTGTTGATGCGTTGGGCACTCTTAActtagatgaagaatttgaattgaCAAACAAAGATACCGGCAATGctaaagaaaagaaggGTACACAGTCTTCCAACGAAGCTGCCAAACAAAGAGACACCGCTACCTCCAACACCCCATTCCTGCAACATGCTCAATTCTTATATGCTGGCAATAGTAACACTAACGATGGGAATAAcaattatcatcaacaattttatTCCCAATATCCAGCACAACAAGGTTCTTTGACTCCAAACTCGTCAATTGGAACCTTTGTTCCTTCAACATTTGGCCATGTTAACACACCTTCTAGTACATGGAGCAACACGTTTATTCCGTCATCTGCTCCGCCATTTGCATATGGAAATAGTAATGCGGCTAGCGCTAATGCATTGAATGTTAAACCATTTGAGTTACCAGATGATGGGAAATCGAAGGATAAAAGGGCCAACGGAGAAAACGTGATTCCGGGTTTACACCTTCCATTTACTACGACTCCACCTCCATTAGATACGTTTGGAGGAGTTTTAAATTCCCAAATTCCTTTCGGAGCTAACGTACCTATCGGTATGGAATCTTATGGATTCCAAGAGGGTTATAAATTGGCCGAGGGGAGTTCGTCCGAAAgtgaagttgaaaattcCATTCCATCTGATAGGACCAAGGGCTCCTCAAACCAACAACAGTTCATGTCTGGATCCATTCGTATGGACGGTGCACAAGCTGCTTCGGTTAATGAGTACCAACTGATTGTAGGGAATGAAGGTTCTCATAGCAACAATCAGTTTAATAATTTGCCTGACAACTTGAACTTCCCTATGTTGAATGTTGGTCAGATGGTCCCACCATCAGCTCAATCAGGCACACCGAACATGTGGAATCAAATTCcaatgaattataattcGAATGTGAACCTGCAACAACATTCATTTGTGAACAATAGAGTCCCACAGAATCAGGCTATTTCAGGTCAAGGCGTGAATGGTGGTCGTTTTAACAATAATGGTAATCacaacaataataataaccGTCGTAAtcattataattcaaacGATGGTATGAATGTTCATCGTAAAATgcatataaataataaaagaaaGGGTGATGATGCATCAAAGTATACAAATGCCAAATTAGAAGACTTCACAGGTCAAATATACTCGTTATGTAAGGATCAACATGGTTGTCGTTTCTTACAACGTCAGTTAGATTTAGGCCGTGAAGCTGCATCTAATCCAAATGCCGACTTAGAGAACACACAGATATTAACCAATGACATTGCCGCAACCATGATTTTTAACGAGATTTACTTGAAGATCATTGAGCTAATGACTGATCCATTTGGAAACTatcttattcaaaaattgtttgaaaATGTATCTGCTGATCAGAGAATTATTTTAGTCAAGAACGCCTCCCCAGAATTCATTAGAATTGCTTTGGACCCTCACGGTACCCGTGCATTGCAGAAGTTGATTGAATGTATCACAACTGAAGAGGAATCACGATTGATTATAAATTCTTTGTCTCCACGTATTGTGGCACTTTCGAGGGATTTGAATGGTAATCATGTTGTTCAAAAATGCTTGCAAAGATTGAAACCCGAAGAGAaccaattcatttttgaaacTGCTTCGTTACACTGCAATGAAATTGCAACTCATAGACATGGTTGTTGCGTTTTACAAAGGTGTTTGGATCATGGTAATCTTGCCCAACGTAAACAATTATCATTGAAGGTCGCAGAGAATGCTACGAATTTATCGTTAGATCCATTTGGTAATTATGTTGTACAATATGTATTATCTAGAGGTGACGATGAATCGATCAGAATAATCTTAGACCATATTAAGGCAAATGTTGTTTCATTGTCGTTACACAAATTTGGCTCTAATGTTATTGAAAAGTCTTtaagaattaataaattgacTGACAGTTTGATTGATgtcttattattaaacaaGGAGAGGTTCA